In the genome of Nonlabens sp. MB-3u-79, one region contains:
- a CDS encoding lectin-like domain-containing protein, translated as MRGNYFRYMVVKVLWPLITMLLYTINSSAITTYQHTGSISSNYIDASLKDTHLLKNALPQDELGFYLFSHGRPGELFINDKWLGAEEIATFVKTHFSFPFAEMSAGQGSLNIYGCYFAQGEKGRAAVTYLEKELDIQVAASTNLTGASGDWVLEVGNQLTSPLVISDYPYNLQSTIASDDFSSNNFSGGTGWATASWTTTGSPSVIGGSVFSNGGADRSFARRIDLSGYSSVIWTADWNCDDSSSGFESGDQTFFQVSYDNGVSYTNLQTLTAPCGTNQNNTGAVSLEISGGNTNTWVRILTSNDSGSEDMFFDNIILTDPCTNGAIVGTPTANDPDADGINNNCDLDDDNDGILDTDEGCVETTANITLIGALPDHFSNATFTDLFDANTANAVNADRRVHHPPGNDLNLDFGATLPTNTQITIYWGNSEQNNNAANYLGLEVLLFNGAAQVGPTYATAYDPVVSTAIRQFNVFSAGPITSIRIRSRQDNDGSDPHLFEFSVDGQFGTTITIPCSGQDTDNDGVPDHLDRDSDSDGCSDAVEGGANFTSANTDANDMLTGSVDANGVPTIATGSGQSAGSSQNSGVQDANCPDPCDPVASGNIDTDGDGVSDICDIDDDNDGILDCEERNLTGTVSEYFNITGNASETSINEFRLTPNLNNQSGQAWSFGRISFNESFTLSFEANFGTNNNNGADGIATVFHNDPAGNNVVGNNGIAIGAGGIQNGIAIEFDTYQNALDIAADHATFWDTDQAAPNTTLRPDVALGASGNIEDGQWHTIDISWNASTQRLSYLFDNVYSDSYTADLITNFFAGESNVYFGFTASTGGSTNNHSIRITNACSLPLSEDSDNDGVRNNFDLDSDNDGIPDNVEAQTTAGYISPTGLDNDNDGLDNAYDATPNGNSDGTGSTGLTPVNTDGTDDVDYLDADSDNDGINDINESFTTTPILANGAGVNGLSDDSESVDDYTDVNGNAYTSGSGLFTLLDTDDDVNPGGGNAIALTIDYDYRDASNDECDATISNNLDTDGDGVSDICDLDDDNDGILDTNENQVVVLSTSSNFSTTVQAWQSSGVSITPSVTIRFTSPTSSIGAAVVSGGPHDGLSVLKYFFDQSADRRWVDLDGNYYRDNADNHVRNPNTSIDLPFANLVAADYTNRLRFIAMVDTNGNGQYNPGVDELLGEVFAVNNTISVTPSVSGEIYVIFADDNYGDNDGDLTFQIEQTVGDTDGDGIVDSLDSDSDNDGCFDVLESGGVDANNDGVLDGTGFDTDGLVTGGAGGYNGITGNEYTATQLQITAATTNQTVNNGATATFNLTARGDETTTFVGAAPATTPSYTTPGNANAGIRYQWYLDDPDAGGTAIPGETNASLNITATEALDGQQYFVVITHVDNVCAREVQSGTLSVLLPNIALVRTAVFNDTNANGCTDASETVTYTFQVSNLGNSSLTAVSLTDVEVPAITFVNGDADADNELDTTETWVYTATYSILQTDVDAGFITNQATAQGTSGTETVSDLSGSNISNDLPTLINLIACGVGGNSFFGERSGNQNTKGVYNNFFGNAAGLSNVTGNHNLFIGENSGFALNQGNYNVFIGKNAGLVNTSSNHNTFLGSYTGATNTGQGNIFIGHDADGLVPNANDLFVLQNDNLDTSLIYGDFQANTLLINGRLIIQNKLNLSPKAQVPSAPNTGDIYYDSSDNKLKVWTGSIWEPLN; from the coding sequence ATGAGGGGAAATTATTTTAGGTATATGGTGGTTAAGGTACTATGGCCTTTAATTACAATGCTACTGTACACCATAAATTCAAGTGCTATAACTACTTACCAGCATACTGGTTCTATATCAAGTAATTATATAGACGCCTCCCTAAAAGATACTCATCTGTTAAAAAATGCCCTGCCTCAAGACGAATTAGGCTTTTACTTGTTCTCTCATGGTCGTCCAGGCGAACTTTTTATCAACGACAAATGGCTAGGCGCAGAAGAAATAGCAACTTTTGTAAAAACTCATTTTTCTTTCCCCTTTGCGGAAATGTCTGCAGGACAAGGGAGCCTTAACATCTACGGCTGCTATTTTGCTCAAGGCGAAAAAGGGAGAGCAGCAGTTACCTACTTAGAAAAAGAGCTAGATATCCAAGTTGCAGCTTCTACTAATCTTACCGGTGCCTCTGGTGATTGGGTTTTAGAGGTTGGAAACCAACTAACTTCTCCTTTAGTCATTTCAGACTACCCGTACAACCTACAAAGCACTATAGCTTCAGATGATTTTTCATCCAACAACTTTTCTGGTGGTACCGGTTGGGCAACTGCCTCTTGGACCACTACTGGGAGCCCTTCAGTTATAGGCGGTAGCGTGTTTTCTAACGGTGGTGCAGACAGGTCCTTTGCTCGTAGAATAGACTTAAGTGGGTATTCTTCTGTTATATGGACAGCAGATTGGAATTGTGATGATTCCAGTAGTGGTTTTGAATCAGGAGATCAAACCTTTTTTCAAGTTTCTTATGATAATGGAGTGTCTTATACGAATTTACAAACCTTAACGGCTCCTTGTGGTACCAATCAGAATAATACGGGTGCCGTTTCACTTGAAATAAGCGGCGGTAATACAAATACATGGGTCAGAATTCTAACCAGTAATGACTCTGGTAGTGAAGACATGTTTTTTGACAATATAATTCTTACAGATCCTTGTACTAACGGAGCGATAGTAGGCACACCAACCGCAAACGACCCAGATGCAGACGGAATTAATAATAACTGTGACTTAGATGACGATAATGATGGGATTTTAGACACCGACGAAGGTTGTGTAGAAACTACAGCTAATATTACACTCATCGGAGCACTCCCTGATCACTTTTCAAACGCTACTTTTACTGACTTATTTGATGCCAATACGGCTAACGCTGTTAACGCTGACCGTAGAGTTCATCATCCACCAGGTAACGATCTTAATTTAGATTTTGGAGCAACCTTACCTACTAATACTCAAATAACCATTTACTGGGGCAATAGTGAACAAAATAATAATGCAGCTAACTATTTGGGGTTAGAAGTATTGCTTTTTAATGGAGCCGCACAAGTTGGTCCAACCTACGCAACCGCTTATGATCCAGTAGTCTCAACAGCTATCAGACAGTTTAACGTGTTTTCTGCCGGCCCTATTACCTCTATAAGAATCAGAAGTAGACAAGATAACGATGGATCAGACCCACATCTATTTGAATTTAGTGTAGATGGTCAATTTGGAACGACAATTACTATTCCGTGTAGTGGTCAAGATACAGACAACGATGGGGTTCCAGATCATTTAGACAGGGACTCAGATAGTGATGGTTGTAGTGATGCGGTTGAGGGAGGAGCAAATTTCACCAGTGCCAACACAGATGCTAATGACATGCTTACCGGTAGTGTAGATGCCAATGGAGTTCCAACAATAGCTACAGGAAGCGGCCAATCTGCAGGGAGTAGCCAGAATAGTGGCGTACAAGATGCAAACTGCCCTGACCCATGCGACCCTGTCGCCTCTGGAAATATAGACACCGATGGAGATGGTGTCTCTGATATTTGCGATATAGACGATGATAACGATGGAATCTTAGATTGTGAAGAAAGGAATTTGACTGGAACTGTTTCAGAATACTTTAATATTACAGGAAACGCTTCAGAAACTTCAATAAATGAGTTTCGACTTACACCCAATCTAAACAATCAAAGCGGGCAGGCTTGGTCTTTTGGTAGAATAAGTTTTAATGAGAGCTTTACTTTAAGTTTTGAAGCCAATTTTGGAACCAACAATAATAACGGAGCTGATGGTATAGCCACTGTCTTCCACAATGATCCTGCAGGTAATAATGTGGTTGGAAATAACGGTATAGCTATTGGTGCTGGAGGTATTCAAAATGGTATTGCTATTGAATTTGATACCTATCAAAATGCCCTAGATATCGCAGCAGATCATGCAACATTTTGGGATACAGATCAGGCTGCTCCAAATACGACATTAAGACCAGATGTAGCCTTAGGTGCTTCAGGTAACATAGAAGATGGACAATGGCACACTATAGATATTTCATGGAATGCCAGCACACAGAGACTTTCGTACTTGTTTGACAACGTGTATAGCGATTCTTATACTGCTGATTTGATAACCAATTTCTTTGCAGGAGAATCAAACGTGTATTTTGGTTTTACAGCATCCACTGGTGGTAGTACTAATAACCATAGTATTCGTATAACCAACGCCTGCAGCTTGCCCTTATCAGAAGACTCAGATAACGATGGCGTCAGAAACAATTTTGACCTAGACTCCGACAATGATGGTATTCCAGACAACGTAGAAGCCCAAACCACAGCAGGATACATATCGCCTACAGGTCTTGATAATGATAATGATGGACTAGATAACGCCTATGATGCCACACCAAATGGAAACTCAGACGGCACAGGCTCTACTGGTTTAACTCCTGTAAATACAGACGGTACTGATGATGTAGATTACCTCGACGCTGATTCTGACAACGATGGAATTAATGATATAAATGAAAGTTTTACAACCACACCTATCCTTGCAAATGGAGCAGGCGTTAATGGCCTTTCTGACGATTCAGAATCCGTAGACGATTATACCGATGTCAATGGAAACGCTTATACTAGTGGTAGTGGCTTGTTCACCTTATTAGATACTGATGACGACGTGAATCCAGGCGGTGGCAATGCTATCGCACTCACTATTGACTACGATTACCGTGATGCTTCAAATGATGAATGTGACGCTACTATTTCCAACAATCTAGACACCGATGGAGATGGTGTCTCTGATATTTGTGACCTAGACGATGACAATGATGGGATATTAGATACTAATGAAAATCAAGTGGTAGTACTGTCAACATCTTCTAACTTTAGCACGACTGTGCAGGCCTGGCAATCTTCTGGTGTTTCTATTACCCCTAGTGTTACTATCCGATTTACCTCCCCTACTTCATCTATAGGCGCTGCAGTAGTAAGTGGTGGACCACATGATGGCTTATCGGTGTTAAAGTATTTTTTTGATCAAAGTGCTGACCGCAGATGGGTGGACTTAGATGGTAATTACTATAGAGATAATGCTGACAATCATGTTAGAAACCCCAACACTTCGATTGACCTTCCCTTTGCAAATTTAGTAGCTGCAGACTATACCAATCGTTTGCGGTTTATAGCCATGGTAGATACTAATGGGAACGGGCAATACAACCCAGGGGTGGATGAATTATTAGGAGAAGTTTTTGCTGTTAACAATACCATTTCAGTGACCCCATCAGTTTCAGGGGAGATCTATGTTATTTTTGCTGATGATAATTATGGTGATAATGATGGGGACTTAACTTTTCAAATAGAACAAACTGTCGGAGATACAGATGGAGACGGTATTGTCGACTCTTTAGATAGCGATTCTGATAATGACGGCTGCTTTGATGTGCTAGAATCAGGAGGAGTAGATGCTAATAATGATGGCGTTTTAGACGGTACAGGTTTTGACACTGACGGCCTAGTTACAGGCGGCGCAGGTGGTTATAATGGTATTACCGGTAATGAATATACCGCTACCCAACTCCAAATAACTGCTGCAACAACTAACCAAACTGTAAATAATGGAGCCACAGCTACCTTTAACCTTACCGCTCGTGGAGATGAGACCACCACTTTTGTGGGGGCCGCACCTGCAACAACACCCAGTTATACCACACCAGGTAATGCCAATGCTGGGATCAGATATCAGTGGTATCTAGACGACCCTGATGCAGGTGGCACCGCCATACCTGGAGAAACTAATGCCAGTTTAAACATTACAGCGACAGAAGCATTAGATGGCCAACAATACTTTGTAGTCATTACACACGTGGATAATGTTTGTGCACGTGAAGTACAATCAGGAACTCTTAGCGTACTTCTACCTAACATTGCACTGGTGCGAACAGCAGTTTTCAATGATACTAATGCCAACGGCTGTACAGATGCATCAGAGACGGTTACCTATACTTTTCAAGTATCCAACCTAGGGAACTCCAGTTTAACAGCAGTAAGTCTTACAGATGTGGAAGTGCCTGCTATAACTTTTGTCAATGGTGATGCAGATGCTGATAACGAGTTAGATACAACTGAAACCTGGGTGTATACAGCTACTTACAGCATTCTACAAACAGATGTAGACGCTGGTTTTATAACCAACCAAGCAACTGCTCAAGGAACAAGTGGTACGGAAACAGTAAGTGATCTTTCTGGTTCCAATATCTCTAACGATCTTCCTACACTAATCAACTTGATCGCTTGTGGCGTTGGAGGAAACAGCTTCTTTGGAGAACGCAGCGGAAATCAAAACACAAAAGGGGTGTACAATAACTTCTTTGGAAATGCTGCAGGCCTATCTAATGTCACGGGGAATCACAACCTATTCATTGGTGAAAATAGTGGCTTTGCTTTAAATCAAGGTAATTACAATGTCTTTATTGGTAAGAACGCTGGTCTGGTAAATACCTCTTCTAATCACAATACCTTTTTAGGAAGCTATACTGGAGCTACAAATACAGGTCAAGGTAATATCTTTATTGGTCATGATGCAGATGGTTTGGTGCCTAACGCCAATGATCTTTTTGTACTTCAAAATGACAACCTAGATACCTCTCTTATCTATGGAGATTTTCAAGCTAACACGCTTCTGATAAATGGACGATTGATCATTCAAAATAAATTAAACTTATCACCTAAAGCTCAAGTTCCTTCAGCACCGAATACGGGAGATATCTATTACGATTCCAGTGATAATAAATTAAAAGTATGGACAGGTTCTATTTGGGAACCTCTTAATTAA
- a CDS encoding lectin-like domain-containing protein — protein sequence MSVFFYTSVSSAITTCEYTNSIQNYYIDTSLLDSDLLKNALPQDKLGFYLFSHGRPGELFINDKWLGAEEIATFVKTHFSFPFGEMSAGQRSLNIYGCYFAKGTKGRAAVSYLEKQLGIKVAASTNLTGAAGDWVLEVGNQLTSPLVISDYPYNLQSTIASDDFSSNNFSGGTGWATASWTTTGSPSVTGGRVFSNGGADRSFARRIDLSGYSSVIWTADWNCDDSSSGFESGDQTFFQVSYDNGGSYTNLQTLTAPCGSNQNNTGDVSLEISGGNTNTWVRILTSNSSGSEDMFFDNIILTDPCTNGAIVGTPTANDPDADGINNNCDLDDDNDGILDTDEGCVETTANITLTGTLPDHFSNATFTDLFDANTANPVNDDRRVHHPPGNDLNLDFGATLPTNTQITIYWGNSEQNNNAANYLGLEVLLFNGATQVGPTYATAYDPVVSTAIRQFNVFSAGPITSIRIRSRQDNDGSDPHLFEFSVDGQFGTTITIPCSGQDTDNDGVPDHLDRDSDSDGCSDAVEGGANFTSANTDANDMLTGSVDANGVPTIATGSGQSAGSSQNSGVQDANCPDPCDPVASGNIDTDGDGVSDICDIDDDNDGILDCEERNLTGTVSEYFNITGNASETSINEFRLTPNLNNQSGQAWSFGRISFNESFTLSFEANFGTNNNNGADGIATVFHNDPAGNNVVGNNGIAIGAGGIQNGIAIEFDTYQNALDIAADHATFWDTDQAAPNTTLRPDVALGASGNIEDGQWHTIDISWNASTQRLSYLFDNVYSDSYTADLITNFFAGESNVYFGFTASTGGSTNNHSIRITNACSLPLSEDSDNDGVRNNFDLDSDNDGIPDNVEAQTTAGYISPTGLDNDNDGLDNAYDATPNGNSDGTGSTGLTPVNTDGTDDVDYLDADSDNDGINDINESFTTTPILANGAGVNGLSDDSESVDDYTDVNGNAYTSGSGLFTLLDTDDDVNPGGGNAIALTIDYDYRDASNDECDATISNNLDTDGDGVSDICDLDDDNDGILDTNENQVVVLSTSSNFSTTVQAWQSSGVSITPSVTIRFTSPTSSIGAAVVSGGPHDGLSVLKYFFDQSADRRWVDLDGNYYRDNADNHVRNPNTSIDLPFANLVAADYTNRLRFIAMVDTNGNGQYNPGVDELLGEVFAVNNTISVTPSVSGEIYVVFADDNYSDNDGDLTFQIEQTVGDTDGDGIVDSLDSDSDNDGCFDVLESGGLDANNDGILDGTGFDTDGLVTGGAGGYNGITGNEYTATQLQITAAAANQTVNNGATATFNLTASGDETTTFVGAAPATTPSYTTPGNANAGIRYQWYLDDPDAGGTAIPGETNASLNITATEALDGQQYFVVITHVDNVCAREVQSGTLSVLLPNIALVRTAVFNDTNANGCTDASETVTYTFQVSNLGNSSLTAVSLTDVEVPAITFVNGDTNADNELDTTETWVYTATYSITPTDIDAGFISNQATAQGTSGTQTVNDLSGSNTSNDLPTVINLIACGVGGNSFFGERSGNQNTKGVYNNFFGNAAGLSNVTGNHNLFIGENSGFALSTGNYNVFIGKNAGLVNTSSNHNTFLGSYTGATNTGQGNIFIGHDADGLVPNANDLLVLQNDNLDTSLIYGDFQANTLLINGRLIIQNKLNLSPKAQIPSTPNTGDIYYDSSDNKLKVWTGSIWEPLN from the coding sequence ATGTCAGTGTTTTTTTACACTTCTGTTTCAAGTGCGATAACTACTTGCGAGTATACCAATAGCATACAAAATTACTATATAGACACGTCCCTGTTAGATAGCGATCTGTTAAAAAATGCCCTGCCTCAAGATAAGTTAGGCTTTTACTTATTCTCTCATGGTCGTCCAGGCGAACTTTTTATCAACGACAAATGGCTAGGCGCAGAAGAAATAGCAACTTTTGTAAAAACTCATTTTTCTTTCCCCTTTGGGGAAATGTCCGCAGGACAAAGGAGCCTTAACATCTACGGCTGCTATTTCGCCAAAGGCACCAAAGGCCGCGCCGCAGTAAGCTATCTTGAAAAACAGCTGGGTATAAAAGTTGCAGCTTCTACTAATCTTACCGGTGCCGCTGGTGATTGGGTTTTAGAGGTTGGAAACCAACTAACTTCTCCTTTAGTCATTTCAGACTACCCGTACAACCTACAAAGCACTATAGCTTCAGATGATTTTTCATCCAACAACTTTTCTGGTGGTACCGGTTGGGCAACTGCATCTTGGACGACCACTGGGAGCCCTTCAGTTACCGGTGGCAGAGTATTTTCTAACGGTGGTGCAGACAGGTCCTTTGCTCGTAGAATAGACTTAAGTGGATATTCTTCTGTTATATGGACAGCAGATTGGAATTGTGATGATTCCAGTAGTGGTTTTGAATCAGGAGATCAAACCTTTTTTCAAGTTTCTTATGATAATGGAGGGTCCTATACGAATTTACAAACCTTAACGGCTCCATGTGGTTCCAATCAGAATAATACAGGTGACGTTTCACTTGAAATAAGCGGTGGTAATACAAATACATGGGTCAGAATACTAACCAGTAATAGTTCTGGAAGTGAAGATATGTTTTTTGACAATATAATTCTTACAGATCCTTGTACTAACGGAGCGATAGTAGGCACACCAACCGCAAACGACCCAGATGCAGACGGAATTAATAACAACTGTGATTTAGATGACGATAATGACGGGATTTTAGATACCGACGAAGGTTGTGTAGAAACTACCGCTAATATTACACTGACTGGAACACTCCCTGATCATTTTTCGAACGCTACTTTTACTGACTTGTTTGATGCCAATACTGCTAACCCTGTTAATGATGACCGTAGAGTTCATCATCCACCAGGTAACGATCTTAATTTAGATTTTGGAGCAACCTTACCTACCAATACTCAAATAACCATTTACTGGGGCAATAGTGAACAAAATAATAATGCAGCTAACTATTTGGGGTTAGAAGTATTGCTTTTTAATGGCGCCACACAAGTTGGTCCAACCTACGCAACCGCTTATGATCCAGTAGTCTCAACAGCTATCAGACAGTTTAACGTGTTTTCTGCCGGCCCTATTACCTCTATAAGAATCAGAAGTAGACAAGATAACGATGGATCAGACCCACATCTATTTGAATTTAGTGTAGATGGTCAATTTGGAACGACAATTACTATTCCGTGTAGTGGTCAAGATACAGACAACGATGGGGTTCCAGATCATTTAGACAGGGACTCAGATAGTGATGGTTGTAGTGATGCGGTTGAGGGAGGAGCAAATTTCACCAGTGCCAACACAGATGCTAATGACATGCTTACCGGTAGTGTAGATGCCAATGGAGTTCCAACAATAGCTACAGGAAGCGGCCAATCTGCAGGGAGTAGCCAGAATAGTGGCGTACAAGATGCAAACTGCCCTGACCCATGCGACCCTGTCGCCTCTGGAAATATAGACACCGATGGAGATGGTGTCTCTGATATTTGCGATATAGACGATGATAACGATGGAATCTTAGATTGTGAAGAAAGGAATTTGACTGGAACTGTTTCAGAATACTTTAATATTACAGGAAACGCTTCAGAAACTTCAATAAATGAGTTTCGACTTACACCCAATCTAAACAATCAAAGCGGGCAGGCTTGGTCTTTTGGTAGAATAAGTTTTAATGAGAGCTTTACTTTAAGTTTTGAAGCCAATTTTGGAACCAACAATAATAACGGAGCTGATGGTATAGCCACTGTCTTCCACAATGATCCTGCAGGTAATAATGTGGTTGGAAATAACGGTATAGCTATTGGTGCTGGAGGTATTCAAAATGGTATTGCTATTGAATTTGATACCTATCAAAATGCCCTAGATATCGCAGCAGATCATGCAACATTTTGGGATACAGATCAGGCTGCTCCAAATACGACATTAAGACCAGATGTAGCCTTAGGTGCTTCAGGTAACATAGAAGATGGACAATGGCACACTATAGATATTTCATGGAATGCCAGCACACAGAGACTTTCGTACTTGTTTGACAACGTGTATAGCGATTCTTATACTGCTGATTTGATAACCAATTTCTTTGCAGGAGAATCAAACGTGTATTTTGGTTTTACAGCATCCACTGGTGGTAGTACTAATAACCATAGTATTCGTATAACCAACGCCTGCAGCTTGCCCTTATCAGAAGACTCAGATAACGATGGCGTCAGAAACAATTTTGACCTAGACTCCGACAATGATGGTATTCCAGACAACGTAGAAGCCCAAACCACAGCAGGATACATATCGCCTACAGGTCTTGATAATGATAATGATGGACTAGATAACGCCTATGATGCCACACCAAATGGAAACTCAGACGGCACAGGCTCTACTGGTTTAACTCCTGTAAATACAGACGGTACTGATGATGTAGATTACCTCGACGCTGATTCTGACAACGATGGAATTAATGATATAAATGAAAGTTTTACAACCACACCTATCCTTGCAAATGGAGCAGGCGTTAATGGCCTTTCTGACGATTCAGAATCCGTAGACGATTATACCGATGTCAATGGAAACGCTTATACTAGTGGTAGTGGCTTGTTCACCTTATTAGATACTGATGACGACGTGAATCCAGGCGGTGGCAATGCTATCGCACTCACTATTGACTACGATTACCGTGATGCTTCAAATGATGAATGTGACGCTACTATTTCCAACAATCTAGACACCGATGGAGATGGTGTCTCTGATATTTGTGACCTAGACGATGACAATGATGGGATATTAGATACTAATGAAAATCAAGTGGTAGTACTGTCAACATCTTCTAACTTTAGCACGACTGTGCAGGCCTGGCAATCTTCTGGTGTTTCTATTACCCCTAGTGTTACTATCCGATTTACCTCCCCTACTTCATCTATAGGCGCTGCAGTAGTAAGTGGTGGACCACATGATGGCTTATCGGTGTTAAAGTATTTTTTTGATCAAAGTGCTGACCGCAGATGGGTGGACTTAGATGGTAATTACTATAGAGATAATGCTGACAATCATGTTAGAAACCCCAACACTTCGATTGACCTTCCCTTTGCAAATTTAGTAGCTGCAGACTATACCAATCGTTTGCGGTTTATAGCCATGGTAGATACTAATGGGAACGGGCAATACAACCCAGGGGTGGATGAATTATTAGGAGAAGTTTTTGCTGTTAACAATACCATTTCAGTGACCCCATCAGTTTCAGGGGAGATCTATGTTGTTTTTGCTGATGATAATTATAGCGATAATGATGGGGACTTAACTTTTCAAATAGAACAAACTGTCGGAGATACAGATGGAGACGGTATTGTCGACTCTTTAGATAGCGACTCTGATAATGACGGCTGCTTTGATGTGCTAGAATCAGGAGGATTAGATGCTAATAATGATGGCATTTTAGACGGTACAGGTTTTGACACTGACGGTTTAGTTACAGGCGGCGCAGGTGGTTATAATGGTATTACCGGTAATGAATATACCGCTACTCAACTCCAAATAACGGCTGCTGCAGCAAATCAAACCGTAAATAATGGAGCCACAGCTACCTTTAACCTTACCGCTAGTGGAGATGAGACCACCACATTTGTGGGTGCCGCACCTGCCACAACACCCAGTTATACCACACCAGGTAATGCCAATGCTGGGATCAGATATCAGTGGTATCTAGACGACCCTGATGCAGGTGGCACCGCCATACCTGGAGAAACTAATGCCAGTTTAAACATTACAGCGACAGAAGCATTAGATGGCCAACAATACTTTGTAGTCATTACACACGTGGATAATGTTTGTGCACGTGAAGTACAATCAGGAACTCTTAGCGTACTTCTACCTAACATTGCACTGGTGCGAACAGCAGTTTTCAATGATACTAATGCCAACGGCTGTACAGATGCATCAGAGACGGTTACCTATACTTTTCAAGTATCCAACCTAGGGAACTCCAGTTTAACTGCAGTAAGTCTTACAGATGTAGAAGTGCCTGCTATAACTTTTGTCAATGGTGATACAAATGCTGATAACGAGTTAGATACAACTGAAACTTGGGTGTATACAGCTACCTATAGCATTACTCCAACAGATATAGATGCTGGTTTTATATCCAACCAAGCAACTGCTCAAGGAACAAGTGGTACGCAAACAGTAAATGACCTCTCTGGTTCTAATACATCTAACGATCTTCCTACGGTAATCAACTTGATCGCTTGTGGTGTTGGAGGAAACAGCTTCTTTGGAGAACGCAGTGGAAATCAAAACACAAAAGGGGTGTACAATAACTTCTTTGGAAATGCTGCAGGCCTATCTAATGTCACAGGGAATCACAACCTATTCATTGGTGAGAACAGTGGCTTTGCTTTAAGCACAGGTAATTACAATGTCTTTATTGGTAAGAACGCGGGTCTGGTAAATACCTCGTCTAATCACAATACCTTTTTAGGAAGTTACACAGGTGCTACAAATACAGGTCAAGGCAATATCTTTATTGGTCATGATGCAGATGGTTTGGTGCCTAACGCCAACGATCTTCTTGTACTTCAAAATGACAACCTAGATACGTCTCTTATATATGGAGATTTTCAAGCTAATACACTTCTGATAAATGGACGATTGATTATTCAAAATAAATTAAACTTATCACCTAAAGCTCAAATCCCATCAACACCTAATACGGGAGATATCTATTACGATTCCAGTGATAATAAATTAAAAGTATGGACAGGTTCTATTTGGGAACCTCTTAATTAA